The proteins below come from a single Salinivibrio kushneri genomic window:
- the gltX gene encoding glutamate--tRNA ligase, with product MTIKTRFAPSPTGFLHVGGARTALYSWLAARSQGGQFVLRIEDTDIERSTQEAIDAILEGMEWLGLNWDEGPYYQTKRFDRYNELVDQLLAEDKAYKCYAPKELLEEIREEQKANGLKARYDANHPKVITANSQANADDPHVIRFRNPKDGKVVFDDKIRGRIEIANSELDDLIIRRTDGSPTYNFCVVVDDWDMGITQVVRGEDHINNTPRQINIYEALGAPVPEFAHCSMILGDDGAKLSKRHGAVSVMQYRDQGFLPQALRNYLVRLGWSHGDQEIFSMEEMIDFFSLEAISKSASAFNTEKLRWLNNHYIKNGDPAEVASHLQWHLDQQGIDASSGPALTDVIQLVGERCDTLVELAEQSRYFYQDFDEIEATAAKKHLRPVALEPLQVAKGKIEALDEWTVDALKAVIADTCADLDVGMGKVGMPLRVAVTGGGQSPSVDAVMHLIGKDRVVARIEQAIKVVEARAAQS from the coding sequence ATGACGATTAAAACCCGCTTTGCCCCCAGCCCAACCGGCTTTTTGCATGTTGGTGGCGCGCGTACCGCACTTTATTCTTGGCTTGCAGCACGCAGCCAAGGTGGTCAATTTGTATTGCGTATTGAAGATACAGATATCGAACGTTCAACCCAAGAAGCGATTGATGCCATTTTAGAGGGCATGGAATGGCTTGGCTTAAACTGGGATGAAGGGCCGTACTACCAAACGAAACGCTTTGATCGCTACAATGAGCTCGTTGATCAGCTGTTGGCAGAAGACAAAGCCTACAAGTGTTATGCCCCTAAAGAGCTGCTAGAAGAAATTCGTGAAGAGCAAAAAGCGAATGGCTTAAAAGCACGCTACGATGCCAATCATCCCAAGGTGATTACGGCCAACAGCCAAGCAAACGCTGACGACCCACACGTCATTCGTTTCCGCAACCCCAAAGACGGCAAGGTAGTGTTTGACGATAAGATCCGCGGCCGGATTGAAATTGCGAACAGTGAACTGGATGACTTGATCATTCGCCGTACCGACGGAAGCCCAACCTACAACTTCTGTGTAGTGGTTGATGATTGGGATATGGGGATCACCCAAGTGGTGCGTGGGGAAGACCACATTAACAACACCCCGCGTCAGATTAACATTTATGAAGCACTGGGTGCGCCTGTCCCTGAGTTTGCTCACTGCTCGATGATCCTTGGCGATGATGGTGCCAAGCTGTCTAAACGTCATGGTGCGGTGAGCGTCATGCAATACCGCGACCAAGGTTTCTTGCCACAAGCACTGCGTAACTATTTAGTGCGTCTGGGCTGGTCTCACGGCGATCAAGAAATCTTCTCGATGGAAGAAATGATTGATTTCTTCTCCCTAGAAGCGATCAGTAAGTCAGCTTCTGCCTTTAACACGGAAAAATTGCGTTGGCTGAACAACCATTACATCAAAAATGGCGATCCAGCTGAGGTTGCGTCGCACTTACAGTGGCACCTTGATCAACAAGGCATTGATGCGTCCTCAGGGCCGGCTCTGACTGATGTGATCCAGTTGGTGGGCGAGCGTTGTGACACCTTGGTTGAGCTGGCCGAGCAAAGCCGTTATTTCTATCAAGACTTTGATGAGATTGAGGCAACTGCAGCCAAGAAGCACCTGCGTCCAGTGGCGCTTGAGCCACTGCAAGTGGCCAAAGGCAAGATTGAAGCGTTGGATGAGTGGACGGTGGACGCCCTAAAAGCCGTGATCGCGGATACCTGTGCCGATCTCGATGTTGGTATGGGTAAAGTCGGTATGCCATTGCGTGTTGCAGTCACTGGCGGTGGTCAATCACCCTCGGTGGATGCGGTGATGCACCTGATTGGTAAAGACCGCGTGGTGGCGCGTATCGAACAAGCCATCAAAGTGGTTGAAGCGCGTGCTGCACAAAGCTAA
- a CDS encoding uracil-xanthine permease family protein — protein sequence MMQVLQGAQMLFVAFGALVLVPLLTGLDPNVALFGAGIGTLIFQVITRRSVPIFLASSFAFIAPILYGVNNFGIPATMGGLMAAGVIYLIMGAIIRVKGVDIIHKLLPPVVVGPVIMVIGLGLAPTAVNMALGKSGDGSEQLIAGDIAIWIALLSLLTTIAVSVFAKGFFKLVPIMAGIAVGYVASLVMGIVDFTQVANASWLMMPAFTLPEFNINAILFMIPVAIAPAVEHVGDMLAISNVTRKDYLKKPGLHRTMAGDGAATIAASMFGAPPNTTYSEVTGAVMLTKAFNPKIMTYAAITAIVLAFVGKLGALLLTIPLPVMGGIMILLFGSIATVGLNTLIRNQVDLHDSRNLAIVGVTLVFGIGGMAFGIGDFSLQGISLCGLVAIVLNLVLPRQMGENHIVDSAQMEEESH from the coding sequence ATGATGCAAGTTTTACAAGGGGCACAAATGCTGTTCGTCGCATTTGGAGCCTTGGTGTTAGTGCCGCTGTTAACCGGGCTCGATCCCAACGTCGCACTCTTTGGTGCCGGAATAGGTACCCTAATCTTTCAAGTTATTACCCGCCGCTCTGTTCCTATTTTTCTCGCCTCTTCTTTTGCCTTTATTGCTCCCATTCTGTACGGCGTTAACAATTTCGGTATTCCTGCCACCATGGGTGGGCTGATGGCCGCCGGGGTTATCTACCTCATCATGGGTGCCATTATTCGCGTGAAAGGCGTAGACATTATTCACAAATTGCTTCCTCCCGTGGTGGTAGGCCCTGTGATTATGGTGATTGGACTTGGCCTGGCGCCCACCGCCGTCAATATGGCGCTGGGTAAAAGTGGCGACGGCAGCGAGCAACTCATCGCCGGGGATATCGCTATCTGGATCGCTTTACTGTCACTGCTAACCACCATTGCGGTCAGTGTCTTTGCCAAGGGCTTTTTCAAACTGGTTCCAATTATGGCCGGTATTGCGGTTGGCTATGTGGCAAGCCTGGTGATGGGAATTGTCGATTTTACCCAGGTGGCCAATGCTAGCTGGTTGATGATGCCCGCCTTTACCTTGCCAGAATTTAACATCAACGCCATTTTATTTATGATCCCCGTGGCCATTGCGCCCGCGGTGGAACATGTGGGCGATATGCTGGCGATTTCTAATGTCACTCGTAAAGACTACCTGAAAAAGCCCGGTCTGCACCGCACCATGGCAGGTGACGGCGCGGCCACTATCGCGGCCTCCATGTTTGGCGCTCCACCGAATACGACTTACAGTGAAGTCACCGGCGCGGTGATGCTCACCAAAGCATTTAACCCTAAAATTATGACCTACGCGGCGATCACCGCCATTGTGCTGGCGTTTGTGGGTAAACTGGGAGCACTGCTACTGACCATTCCTTTACCGGTGATGGGCGGCATTATGATCCTATTATTTGGCTCTATCGCCACTGTGGGTCTTAATACCTTGATTCGCAATCAAGTAGACCTTCACGACTCGCGCAACCTCGCGATTGTCGGCGTCACCTTGGTCTTTGGGATCGGCGGGATGGCCTTTGGCATCGGCGATTTCAGCTTACAAGGCATTAGTTTATGTGGCTTGGTCGCCATCGTGCTTAACTTGGTGCTGCCTCGTCAAATGGGCGAAAACCACATCGTTGATAGCGCGCAGATGGAAGAAGAGTCGCATTAA
- a CDS encoding lipid-binding SYLF domain-containing protein, whose amino-acid sequence MLRRSHRWFALVIVALTALTGCATSSQQDQVRQANLAREQFKQYPQTQPFFDNAYGYAVFPSVGKGGFWVGGAYGKGVVYRQNAPVSAAELKQVSVGLTFGGQAFSEIVFFKDKTAYDRFMQGQVELGAQASATALTEGASAQTGTSGTSAFASNRQSRAYYVNGLTVFTHAKGGLMVEAALAGQQFSPASW is encoded by the coding sequence ATGTTACGTCGTTCTCACCGCTGGTTTGCGTTGGTCATTGTCGCATTGACGGCATTGACCGGTTGCGCGACCAGCTCGCAGCAAGATCAGGTGCGTCAAGCCAACCTCGCGCGCGAACAGTTTAAGCAGTACCCACAAACCCAACCTTTCTTTGATAACGCCTACGGCTATGCCGTCTTTCCTTCTGTCGGCAAAGGGGGCTTTTGGGTAGGCGGTGCCTATGGTAAGGGCGTCGTATATCGCCAAAATGCGCCGGTCAGTGCCGCAGAGCTCAAACAGGTATCAGTCGGGCTGACCTTTGGCGGCCAAGCGTTCAGTGAAATTGTTTTCTTTAAAGATAAAACAGCGTACGACCGCTTTATGCAAGGGCAAGTGGAACTCGGTGCGCAAGCGTCAGCCACCGCACTAACGGAAGGAGCATCCGCGCAAACTGGCACCTCTGGCACCTCAGCCTTCGCCAGCAATCGTCAATCGCGGGCTTACTACGTGAATGGGCTCACGGTGTTTACCCACGCCAAAGGGGGGTTAATGGTTGAAGCTGCGCTGGCTGGACAGCAGTTCTCCCCTGCCAGCTGGTAA
- a CDS encoding PhoH family protein produces MSKIISLDLNLEPADNTRLANLCGPFDDNIKQLERRLGVEISHRHNAFTVMGKPHTANAAVDILKRLYVDTAPVRGSSPDIEPEAIHLAIKESGVLEQNTESSIPYGKEINIKTKKGVIKPRTPNQAQYIANMVNHDITFGIGPAGTGKTYLAVAAAVDALERQEIRRILLTRPAVEAGEKLGFLPGDLSQKVDPYLRPLYDALFEMLGFERVEKLIDRNVIEVAPLAYMRGRTLNDAFIILDESQNTTVEQMKMFLTRIGFNSRAVITGDVTQVDLPRNARSGLRHAIEVLADVNEISFHFFQADDVVRHHVVTRIVQAYDKWEAEDAKARKEAEARRREAREAQQVAAQPATTNSQDPS; encoded by the coding sequence TTGTCTAAAATCATCTCTCTTGACCTGAACCTAGAACCTGCCGACAACACCCGTCTTGCCAACTTATGTGGCCCGTTTGACGATAATATCAAACAGCTTGAGCGCCGCTTGGGTGTTGAAATTAGCCACCGCCACAATGCATTTACTGTGATGGGTAAACCCCATACAGCCAATGCCGCGGTCGATATTTTAAAGCGCTTATACGTCGACACTGCCCCCGTGCGTGGCAGCTCTCCAGACATTGAGCCCGAAGCGATTCATTTGGCGATCAAAGAGTCGGGCGTGTTGGAGCAAAACACCGAGTCGAGCATTCCTTACGGTAAAGAAATCAACATCAAGACCAAAAAAGGGGTGATTAAACCGCGTACGCCCAACCAAGCGCAGTATATCGCCAACATGGTCAACCATGACATCACCTTTGGTATCGGCCCTGCGGGGACGGGTAAAACCTACCTTGCTGTCGCGGCTGCGGTTGATGCGCTTGAGCGTCAAGAGATCCGTCGTATCCTCCTGACCCGTCCTGCGGTTGAAGCCGGTGAAAAGCTAGGCTTTTTGCCCGGTGACTTGAGCCAAAAGGTCGACCCCTACTTGCGTCCGCTTTACGATGCGCTATTTGAAATGCTCGGCTTTGAACGGGTCGAGAAATTGATCGATCGTAACGTGATCGAGGTGGCACCTCTTGCTTATATGCGTGGCCGAACCTTGAACGATGCCTTTATTATCTTGGATGAGAGCCAGAACACCACAGTCGAGCAGATGAAGATGTTCTTGACGCGGATTGGCTTTAATTCACGGGCAGTGATCACCGGTGACGTGACCCAGGTCGACTTACCGCGCAATGCGCGCTCAGGCCTGCGCCATGCGATTGAAGTGCTCGCGGACGTTAACGAAATTAGCTTCCATTTTTTCCAAGCGGATGATGTCGTCCGCCACCATGTAGTCACCCGCATTGTTCAAGCGTACGACAAATGGGAAGCGGAAGACGCCAAAGCCCGTAAAGAGGCCGAGGCACGTCGCAGAGAAGCACGTGAAGCCCAGCAAGTTGCTGCGCAGCCTGCCACCACTAACTCACAGGATCCGTCATGA
- the lnt gene encoding apolipoprotein N-acyltransferase, whose translation MKTPNRLYQSGQSLLAAAFGASATLAFSPFSYWPFMLVALWGLFTLLQTASPKRSAWLGFCWGLGQFTTGVSWVYVSIDHFGGMPAIAGLSLMALLIAYLSLYPALFSALLNKLPIRQPGIKWVLLAPALWLVIDWLRGWVFTGFPWLWPGYSQIDSPLAGIAPVLGVQGITLVLAVLAGLLASITPRWGHWRGKVRHRAIAAGLGLVAVSYGLGTIQWVTKTDQQQQISLIQGNVPQALKWRPDQRWPTLMKYLDFTRQHWDSDVIIWPEAAVPALERELPRFFSQLDQAAKHNQTTVITGALDQNEQGAYFNNVLALGAGTPEYRYPAPTQYSKHHLLPFGEFVPFEALLRPLAPLFNLPMSSFSPGEPIQPALPANGWDYITALCYEIAFPAQIRDNLNAGSDAIITLSNDAWFGRSIGPWQHLEIARMRALEFGLPVIRATNNGVTALVDEHGKLQATLPQFETQVLTTQITRTEGITPYRQWGNTPLWLWVMISGGLGVIVWRRDTRKPSKISTNL comes from the coding sequence GTGAAAACGCCTAACCGTTTATACCAAAGTGGGCAGTCATTACTGGCTGCCGCTTTTGGTGCCTCCGCCACCCTTGCCTTTTCCCCCTTCTCGTACTGGCCATTTATGCTGGTTGCTTTGTGGGGCTTATTCACCCTGTTACAAACCGCCTCGCCCAAGCGCAGTGCTTGGCTAGGATTCTGCTGGGGGCTCGGCCAATTTACCACTGGCGTTAGCTGGGTTTACGTCAGCATCGATCATTTTGGCGGCATGCCTGCCATTGCCGGCTTGTCGTTAATGGCATTGCTGATTGCTTACCTCTCCCTCTACCCGGCGTTATTTAGCGCATTGCTCAACAAACTGCCCATTCGCCAGCCCGGTATCAAGTGGGTTCTTCTCGCCCCCGCGCTATGGCTGGTGATTGATTGGCTTCGAGGCTGGGTGTTTACCGGCTTCCCTTGGCTATGGCCTGGTTACAGCCAAATCGACAGCCCACTGGCTGGCATTGCCCCGGTGCTCGGGGTACAGGGGATCACGCTTGTCTTGGCCGTACTGGCTGGCCTGCTCGCGAGCATCACGCCTCGCTGGGGACATTGGCGAGGAAAAGTACGTCATCGCGCCATTGCCGCAGGATTAGGGCTGGTCGCGGTCAGCTATGGCCTGGGTACGATTCAATGGGTAACAAAAACCGACCAACAGCAGCAAATTTCGTTAATTCAAGGCAATGTACCGCAAGCGCTGAAATGGCGCCCCGATCAACGCTGGCCAACGCTGATGAAGTACCTGGATTTCACCCGCCAGCATTGGGACAGTGATGTCATTATTTGGCCAGAAGCTGCCGTTCCCGCACTAGAGCGCGAACTGCCCCGCTTTTTCTCTCAACTTGATCAAGCTGCCAAGCATAACCAAACCACGGTGATCACTGGCGCACTCGACCAAAATGAACAGGGCGCGTACTTTAACAATGTACTGGCACTGGGCGCAGGCACTCCGGAATATCGCTATCCAGCGCCTACCCAATACAGCAAGCATCATTTGCTACCGTTTGGCGAGTTTGTCCCCTTTGAGGCGCTATTACGCCCGCTCGCGCCGCTGTTTAATCTGCCGATGTCATCATTTTCACCGGGCGAGCCGATTCAGCCCGCGCTGCCTGCCAACGGCTGGGACTACATTACCGCGCTTTGTTATGAAATAGCCTTTCCCGCGCAAATCCGCGACAACTTGAACGCGGGCAGCGACGCCATTATTACGCTATCGAATGATGCGTGGTTTGGTCGCTCGATTGGCCCCTGGCAACACCTTGAAATTGCACGAATGCGCGCACTTGAATTTGGCTTACCAGTGATACGGGCCACCAATAACGGCGTTACTGCCTTGGTGGATGAGCACGGCAAGCTCCAAGCGACGCTACCCCAGTTTGAAACTCAGGTGCTGACCACGCAAATAACCAGAACGGAAGGCATCACGCCTTATCGTCAATGGGGCAATACGCCGCTGTGGCTTTGGGTCATGATCAGTGGCGGTCTGGGCGTCATTGTCTGGCGTCGCGATACCCGTAAGCCAAGCAAAATCTCAACAAACCTCTGA
- the ybeY gene encoding rRNA maturation RNase YbeY, translating into MSYYVDVQIACENEQGLPSDDQLQAWFEQAVRTARPQAEVTIRIVDEGESQSLNRDYRGKDKPTNVLSFPFDAPPGVEIDLLGDLVVCRQVVEQEAQQQGKALMDHWAHMVVHGSLHLLGYDHIEDDEAEQMEALERELLAAMGVSDPYANDFVER; encoded by the coding sequence ATGAGCTACTATGTCGATGTGCAAATTGCCTGTGAGAACGAACAAGGCTTGCCCAGTGACGATCAGCTCCAAGCTTGGTTTGAACAGGCCGTGCGCACCGCTCGGCCCCAAGCAGAAGTGACGATACGCATCGTCGATGAGGGCGAGAGCCAAAGCCTTAATCGCGATTATCGCGGCAAAGATAAACCCACAAATGTGTTATCTTTTCCGTTTGATGCCCCTCCTGGGGTGGAGATTGATTTACTCGGTGATTTAGTCGTGTGTCGCCAAGTTGTTGAACAAGAAGCACAACAACAAGGTAAAGCACTGATGGATCATTGGGCACATATGGTTGTCCATGGTAGCTTACACTTACTGGGTTACGACCATATTGAGGATGATGAAGCCGAGCAAATGGAGGCGCTGGAGCGAGAGCTTCTCGCCGCTATGGGGGTCAGTGACCCTTATGCTAACGACTTCGTCGAGCGTTAA
- a CDS encoding DUF2066 domain-containing protein produces MNRFVLAFIACLWLPSALANDLYHASIPLDNGAQTSQQAAKRQGLSAVLTKVSGKRNLSNNPAVKQALQEVDSLITQLGYGERDQGADGATQRTLEVGFDSQQVHDILRKAGLPLWGSPRPSVLVWLVDDRGAERQIIWEQSERPVIDKLREAAALRGLPVLIPVGDFDDLMAISSSDLWGGFIQPVEQASERYQPDGIVIAKLTDQGIRWQLFPDANQMQTNQTRGQASDATTMIHSLADYYAEQTGVILDQNEDSASVVIAVGGINNGNDYVALEKTLANLNAVQGVHLRQLNDDTLVFDAQLAASQQALIKELTANREVRLMTSQEQEAYTANTSPTASDAQHTTQTAVELEQDEKAGEQGESNSTQTAAPEPQPSAEKRLWFVWQS; encoded by the coding sequence ATGAATCGATTTGTGTTGGCCTTCATTGCCTGTTTATGGTTGCCTAGCGCGCTGGCAAACGACCTTTATCACGCCAGCATTCCGCTTGATAATGGCGCGCAAACGTCCCAACAAGCGGCAAAAAGACAAGGGCTAAGTGCCGTACTGACCAAGGTGTCCGGCAAGCGAAACCTGTCAAACAACCCGGCAGTTAAACAAGCGCTGCAAGAGGTAGATAGCTTAATCACTCAGCTCGGTTACGGTGAGCGTGATCAAGGGGCGGATGGCGCTACACAGCGCACATTAGAAGTCGGGTTTGACAGCCAACAGGTGCACGACATACTGCGCAAAGCAGGGCTCCCTTTGTGGGGAAGCCCACGCCCATCGGTGCTGGTGTGGCTGGTGGATGACCGCGGTGCGGAGCGGCAAATTATTTGGGAGCAAAGTGAGCGCCCAGTGATAGATAAGCTGCGTGAGGCAGCGGCATTGCGTGGGTTACCTGTTCTGATCCCTGTGGGTGATTTTGATGACCTGATGGCGATTTCGAGCAGTGATTTGTGGGGCGGGTTTATCCAACCGGTCGAACAAGCCAGTGAGCGTTACCAGCCAGACGGCATTGTGATTGCCAAACTGACCGATCAAGGTATTCGCTGGCAGCTTTTCCCTGATGCAAACCAAATGCAAACCAATCAAACCCGTGGGCAGGCAAGCGATGCCACCACAATGATTCACTCACTGGCCGATTATTACGCGGAGCAAACTGGCGTTATCCTTGATCAAAACGAAGACAGCGCGTCTGTCGTGATCGCGGTCGGTGGTATTAATAACGGCAATGATTATGTCGCACTCGAGAAAACACTGGCAAACCTAAATGCGGTACAAGGTGTACATTTACGCCAGCTTAATGATGACACCCTGGTATTCGATGCGCAGTTGGCCGCGTCACAGCAAGCACTGATTAAAGAGCTAACCGCCAACCGAGAAGTGCGCTTAATGACCTCTCAGGAGCAAGAGGCTTATACCGCAAACACATCGCCAACCGCCAGCGATGCGCAACATACCACACAGACAGCTGTTGAGCTGGAACAAGATGAGAAGGCGGGCGAACAGGGGGAGAGCAACAGCACACAAACGGCTGCTCCCGAGCCACAACCGTCGGCGGAGAAGCGTCTGTGGTTTGTTTGGCAGTCGTAA
- the corC gene encoding CNNM family magnesium/cobalt transport protein CorC (CorC(YbeX) belongs to the Cyclin M Mg2+ Exporter (CNNM) family, and was characterized as belonging to a set of three proteins, at least one of which must be present for CorA to function.): MNDDNSQNSDGPSRKTFFERLGQFFQADPKDRQELVDVFRDSEQNALIDHDTRDMLEGVMQISDMRVRDIMIPRSQMVIVERSQSLEAIINIIIDAQHSRYPVISDDKDHVEGILLAKDLLRYLRPDAEDFDIEKVLRPVVVVPESKRVDRLLKEFQEERYHMAIVIDEFGGVSGVVTIEDILEEIVGEIEDEYDDEEEQEIRQLSRHTFSVKALTTLEDFNEHFGAQFQDDVVDTIGGLVMTSFGHLPDRGEEVDIGDYHFKVTAADSRRIIQLQVTIPDSSEVNSENA, translated from the coding sequence ATGAACGACGATAATTCGCAAAACTCAGACGGTCCGAGTAGGAAGACCTTCTTCGAACGGCTGGGTCAGTTTTTCCAAGCTGATCCAAAAGACAGACAAGAGCTGGTGGACGTGTTCCGAGACTCAGAGCAAAACGCCCTGATCGATCACGACACACGGGACATGCTGGAAGGTGTGATGCAAATCTCTGACATGCGTGTGAGAGATATCATGATACCCCGTTCGCAGATGGTAATCGTTGAACGATCGCAGTCATTGGAAGCGATCATTAATATTATTATTGATGCCCAACACTCTCGTTATCCTGTGATCAGTGATGACAAAGACCATGTTGAAGGCATTTTGCTTGCGAAAGATTTGTTGCGCTATCTGCGCCCAGATGCCGAAGACTTTGACATCGAAAAAGTGTTACGCCCCGTGGTGGTGGTGCCTGAGAGTAAACGCGTCGATCGTTTGCTCAAAGAGTTCCAAGAAGAGCGCTACCACATGGCGATTGTCATTGATGAGTTCGGGGGCGTGTCAGGGGTTGTGACCATTGAAGACATTCTCGAAGAGATCGTCGGTGAGATCGAAGACGAGTACGACGACGAAGAGGAGCAGGAAATCCGCCAGCTCAGCCGTCATACGTTCTCGGTCAAAGCCCTGACGACCTTGGAAGACTTTAATGAGCATTTTGGCGCCCAATTCCAAGATGATGTGGTGGACACCATCGGTGGTCTGGTGATGACCAGCTTTGGCCATCTCCCTGATCGCGGTGAAGAAGTCGACATTGGTGATTATCACTTTAAAGTGACGGCTGCCGATAGTCGTCGTATCATTCAGCTACAAGTCACTATCCCAGACAGTAGCGAAGTTAACAGTGAAAACGCCTAA
- the ligA gene encoding NAD-dependent DNA ligase LigA, with translation MAYSKQQLDDLKHQLNYHAYRYYVEDSPELPDAEYDRLMQDLLAIEAAHPEWVTSDSPSQRVGGAPLSAFETVTHELAMLSLDNAFEPADLDAFERRLKERLSLGAEQAVTYTCEPKLDGLAVSLIYENGELVQAATRGDGTTGENITHNVKTIRNVPLTLQKGDWPTRLEVRGEVFMPKAGFEALNEAALKKGDKTFANPRNAAAGSLRQLDPKVAANRPLSFYAYAVGVMSTPFGQGQSERLQKLKKWGLALSPEVKRVEGLEGVKAYYQDIMARRDALPYEIDGVVIKVDSIASQERLGFVARAPRWAIAYKFPAQEEITTLNDVEFQVGRTGAITPVAKLEPVFVGGVTVSNATLHNGDEIERLGVHIGDTVVIRRAGDVIPQVVGVVESRRPEQAKPIVFPHACPVCDSAVTRIEGEAVARCTGGLICLAQRKEAIKHFASRKAMDIDGLGDKIVEQLIEKELIETPADLFTLTPGRVTLLDRMGPKSAQNLVDALEKAKATTLPRFIYALGIREVGEATAQNLALYFHTLEALRAADEDALINVPDVGAIVAGHIVRFFAEPHNQSVLEALLATGIHWPKISAPSEPDAQPLAGKTIVLTGTLSQMSRSDAKAALQALGAKVTGSVSAKTDMLVAGEAAGSKLTKAQDLGVTVLDEDQMIAMLNQ, from the coding sequence ATGGCTTACAGCAAACAACAACTCGATGATTTAAAGCACCAGCTTAACTATCACGCCTACCGGTATTACGTTGAAGATAGCCCAGAGCTGCCCGACGCCGAGTACGACCGCCTGATGCAAGACTTATTAGCCATTGAGGCGGCACACCCTGAATGGGTAACTAGCGACTCACCGAGTCAGCGAGTCGGGGGCGCGCCACTGAGTGCCTTTGAAACCGTGACCCATGAGCTTGCCATGTTGTCGCTCGATAATGCTTTTGAGCCGGCGGATTTGGATGCCTTCGAACGTCGTTTGAAAGAGCGCCTATCGCTGGGCGCAGAGCAGGCCGTGACCTACACCTGTGAACCTAAACTCGATGGGTTAGCGGTGAGCCTGATTTACGAAAATGGTGAGCTGGTTCAAGCCGCGACGCGAGGAGATGGCACTACGGGCGAGAACATTACCCACAACGTCAAAACCATTCGCAATGTTCCCCTCACGCTACAGAAGGGGGATTGGCCAACACGGCTTGAAGTGCGAGGTGAAGTCTTCATGCCGAAAGCGGGCTTTGAGGCACTTAACGAGGCTGCGCTTAAAAAAGGCGATAAAACCTTTGCCAATCCGCGTAATGCGGCAGCAGGCAGCCTACGCCAACTGGATCCTAAAGTCGCCGCCAACCGACCATTGAGTTTCTATGCCTATGCGGTGGGTGTGATGTCGACTCCCTTCGGCCAAGGGCAAAGTGAGCGCTTACAAAAGCTCAAAAAATGGGGCTTAGCGCTCAGTCCAGAAGTGAAACGGGTGGAAGGGCTAGAGGGCGTGAAAGCCTACTACCAAGACATTATGGCGCGCCGTGATGCGCTGCCCTACGAAATCGACGGCGTCGTCATCAAAGTGGACAGCATTGCCAGCCAAGAACGGTTAGGGTTTGTGGCGCGCGCGCCGCGTTGGGCCATTGCTTACAAATTCCCGGCACAAGAAGAAATCACCACCCTAAACGATGTCGAGTTTCAAGTGGGTCGCACAGGGGCGATTACGCCAGTCGCCAAGCTTGAGCCTGTGTTCGTGGGCGGAGTGACGGTCAGTAACGCCACCTTGCACAACGGTGATGAAATCGAGCGATTAGGCGTTCATATTGGTGACACCGTGGTGATCCGCCGTGCCGGTGACGTGATCCCTCAGGTTGTCGGCGTGGTGGAAAGCCGACGTCCTGAGCAGGCAAAACCAATCGTGTTTCCCCATGCATGCCCAGTTTGTGATTCAGCGGTGACGCGTATTGAGGGTGAAGCCGTCGCACGGTGCACCGGTGGTTTGATTTGTCTGGCGCAGCGCAAAGAAGCAATCAAACACTTTGCGTCACGTAAGGCCATGGATATTGACGGCTTGGGCGATAAAATCGTTGAGCAGTTAATCGAAAAAGAGCTGATAGAAACCCCTGCTGATCTCTTTACCTTGACCCCCGGTCGGGTGACGCTGCTGGATAGAATGGGGCCAAAGTCAGCCCAAAACCTGGTTGATGCATTGGAAAAAGCCAAAGCCACCACCTTGCCACGCTTTATTTATGCGTTGGGGATTCGTGAGGTAGGTGAGGCAACCGCGCAAAATCTCGCGTTGTATTTTCACACCCTTGAGGCGTTGCGCGCAGCCGATGAAGATGCACTTATTAACGTGCCGGATGTCGGTGCGATTGTCGCGGGTCACATCGTCCGTTTCTTTGCCGAGCCGCACAACCAGAGTGTGCTAGAAGCCTTACTGGCAACGGGGATCCACTGGCCGAAAATCAGTGCTCCTTCTGAGCCAGATGCTCAACCGTTAGCCGGTAAAACCATTGTCCTGACGGGCACTTTGTCGCAAATGTCTCGCAGTGATGCCAAAGCGGCGCTACAGGCGTTGGGCGCAAAAGTTACCGGCAGTGTCTCGGCGAAAACCGACATGTTAGTGGCGGGAGAGGCGGCAGGCTCCAAACTGACCAAAGCGCAAGATTTGGGCGTTACTGTGCTTGATGAAGATCAGATGATTGCCATGCTCAATCAGTAG